A region of the Pseudomonas sp. TH06 genome:
ATCACATGTCACAGCGCAGCGAGCACGAAGAGCGGGTCGAGCGAAAGTTGCTCGATCACAGCCTGCAGATCGATGTCGGTGAGCCTAAGGAGCTTGAGCTGCCGCAGCGACGCGTGAAGATCAACGAGCAAAAGACCTTCGAAGTCACTGAGTTCGAAGTCACTCGTCGTTACGATCGCTACACGCCTTACCAACCCTGGCGCGAAATCTACGAGATTCCTCTGGGCGCGGTGGCGGTGGTCGGTGGCGTCGGCGCGAACGTGGTCAACGTCTTCGCCCTTGGCAATCTGCCGGACAGCGTGACCAAGGACTGGCTGAGTTATGGCTTCGCCGGGCTCAACCCGTTCATGAACGTGCAGTCCAACGGTCGTGCGCAACAGAACCTGGCCGGGATCGATGAAGTCCAGCGCGACAAGCGCACGGAGTATTCGAGCCTGCCGTGGAGCGAGCGTCCGGTGCAGGTCAGGGCCGGCAAGCAGACCTTCGACATGACCACCGATCGCAACGGTGTGCTGCGCCTGAACCTGCTGGACAGTCCGTTTGCCGAAAATGACCTCAATCATGTCGGCAAACTGCAGATCAGCGTCGAAGACGCCAAGGATGACGTGCATTCCGACTCATCCCTGTTGATCAGCAGCCACCTGCGCGGCAAGTTGCTGGAAGCGCACGGGCTGATTTACGACGATCTGGAAGATGATGAAGTGAGCCAGTGGGTTCACCGGGTCAAACGCCTGTCCGAGCTGGGTCTGGAAGAAGAAGCCAGCGAACTGGAACAAAGCCTGATCGAACTGACGCGTAACGATCCTGAGTTGCAGACTGAGTTTCTCAAGTCTTTGACCAAGGATGCCGGACGTCTGGTGGCGGATCCGGGACCGAATTAAGCCTAATTAAAAGATCGCAGCCTTCGGCAGCTCCTACAGGGAACGCATTCCAATGTAGGAGCTGCCGCAGGCTGCGATCTTTTGACTTTAACGCTCAAACAACTCCATCTGCTCAAACCCGCCGCGCAAATCCTCCAGCCTCACCCCAACCCCAAGCAACCGCACCGGTTTGCCGCCGCGATTGAACGCCTGCGTCAGCATCAACTGATAACTGCCCAAATCCCGCCCTGCCCCGGCCTGCTCCAATGTGGTCTGGGTAAAGTCGTGGAATTTCACTTTGACGAATGGCTTGCCCGGCCGATAACTGCTGTCGATTCGGGCCATGCGGGTTTTCAGGGTTTCCAGAAGCTCCGGCAACTTGTCCAGGCAACTGCGCAAATCCGGCAGGTCGACATCGTAGGTATTTTCCACACTGATCGACTGACGACGACTGTCGTTATGCACCAACCGGTCATCAATCCCACGGGCCAGACTCCAGAGCCTCTCGCCAAAACTGCCGAATTCGCGCACCAGCGCCAGCTTGTCCCACTCGCGCAACTGCATGCAGTCAACGATACCCAGCCTGCCCAGCTTGTCGGCAGTGACCTTGCCGACGCCGTGCAACTTGCTCACTGGCAA
Encoded here:
- the dinB gene encoding DNA polymerase IV, which produces MTQRKIIHVDCDCFYAAIEMRDDPRLAGKPLAVGGSADRRGVIATCNYEARAYGVRSAMSSGHALKLCPDLTIVKPRMDAYREASKEIHTIFADYTDLIEPLSLDEAYLDVSDSAHFGGSATRIAQDIRRRVSNQLHITVSAGVAPNKFLAKIASDWKKPNGLFVITPDQVEDFVSGLPVSKLHGVGKVTADKLGRLGIVDCMQLREWDKLALVREFGSFGERLWSLARGIDDRLVHNDSRRQSISVENTYDVDLPDLRSCLDKLPELLETLKTRMARIDSSYRPGKPFVKVKFHDFTQTTLEQAGAGRDLGSYQLMLTQAFNRGGKPVRLLGVGVRLEDLRGGFEQMELFER